GCAACTCATCCGTTGCCACATCGGATAATGAGCCGACACTTGACTTTGATAAGGACTATTTCTCCTCATCGCTGTTCATAGGCGACAGTATCTCCACAGGCTTAAGTCTTTACGGCTTCCTCGATCAGCAAAACGTATTCGCCCAGCAGGGTCTTGCACCCTCTACGGCGCTTGACGCTGATATTGACGGAGTGACGCTTTCGGATAAGATTGCTTCATTCAAGCCTAAAAAGATATTCGTAATGCTCGGCACGAACAGCGTTGGCTACGCCGATAACGAAACGCTTGCAGGCAATATGAAGGAGCTTGTGGAAAAGATCTCGGCTCTTACAAAGGCTAAGATTTACGTTGTATCCATTCCGCCCGTAACACAGGAAGCAGAGAAGTCGGACGAGAACGCGCTTACCCTTAAGGCCATCACCGATTATAATACAAAACTCAAATCTGCAATTTCAGGCACTTCGGCAACATTCATCGACCTTAACAGCATCCTTTCAGACAAGGACGGATATTTCAATGCCGATTATGCCGAAATGGACGGTATTCACTTTATGGGAAAAACTTACGAGGTAATGCTCAGCTACCTGCAGAAGCATTCTTCGTAAATATCAAAAGGGGCAATATATTAGAATGAAACATATAGCTGATTGTAAAACAATAGCAATATCGTTAATCTGTATATTATCAATAGTTCTTTGCAGCTGTTCGGACGTAACGGTGTCGCAGGATAGTTCGTTGTCAAAAAATGACGCAACAACCCCTGTAAAAACATCGTTAACCGACACCAAATCATCAACTGTAGCGACAACCGTTAAAATCGTAACTACATCGGCTACTACAGCCGTTACAACGACCGAAACGACACCGCCTGAAACTACAGCTGTAGCAACAGAGCCAAAGCCAGCTCCGACCGATCCGCCAAAAACCTCTGAAACCGCTCCACAAGCCAAACCGACAGCGTCAACAGACTTCGATACCTCATTTTTTGACGATGCGCTGTTCATAGGCGACAGCATTACCACCGGTCTTTACCTTTACGGTTATCTTGACGAGTCCCTTGTCTACGCAAAGCTCGGGCTTGCCCCCTCAACCGCATTGGAAAGCGAAATAGACGGTGTAACCATAAACAGTAAAATAAAGGCAAATAATCCCAAAAAGATATATATTATGCTCGGCACGAACAGCGTTGGCTATTCAGACGGCAATTACCTTGCAAATTGTATGGGCGAACTTGTACAACATATTTCACAAATCACAAAAGCAAAGGTATACGTTCTGTCTATCCCGCCGATAACATATTATGCCGAGGCAGACAATGACAACGCACTTACAACATCTGCGATAAACGAGTATAATACCGCATTAAAAAGCGTAATCAAAGGCACAAAGGCAAAATTTCTCGACCTTCATTCTGTGCTGACCGCTCCCGACGGATATTATTACGAGGAATATCACGAGATGGACGGAATTCACTTTATGGGTTCAACGTATCAGGTTATGCTAAGTTTCCTTGAGAAACATTCTTAATATAAATGTGCATAAAAGAAAGGAATAATGAACAATGAAAAGCAGTATCACAAAGAGAATAATGGCAGGAATTGTCTGCGCTATGGTCGCAGTTTCAATATGCGGATGCTCCGAAAAACCCGCTCAGTCATCGGCTTCGGAAAGCTCCGTCACATCCGATGCAGGCTCGGTTTCCGAGAGCGTTTCCGAGGCTTCTGACAGCAGTACGGCGACCGGTACAGCCGCCGAAATCACAGCTAAGATACAGGAAGATGTCAAGTTTCCAGGTATGGCTGAAATAGGCGCAGACCGCATGGCAGGCTACTATGACGTTGCCGCCGACAAGATAGACAGCTACAGCGCCTATATCTGCGGCTCGGGCGCTTATCCCGATGAGATAGCGGTTTTCAAGATGAAGTCCGCCGACGATGTAAATGCCGTAAAATCGGTTCTCGAAAAGCGTGTAGAGAGCCAGAGTACCGCATTCAAGGACTATACGCCTGATGAAATGTACAAGATAGACGGCAACAACGTAGTTACAAGCGGTAACTATGTAGCACTTATCATCTGTGCCGACAACGCAAAGGCTATCGAAGATTTCAAGGCAATGGCTAAGTAAATCAGTAAAATGAAAGGAGAACCGTATGGCTATAGAGTGTCTTGTTATAACGTTTATACTTGGGGCTATAGTGTTCTCGTTCGCCAGAGCCGACAGAATCCGCTGGGTCATAGCGACCGTTCCGCTTGGGATACTGCCGCTTGCCAACTGCGTGTCCTGCTTTGTCTGTACTGCGTTTTTAGGGTGCGAACTGCCTAAGAATATCGCTGCGGTGATACTTCTTCTTGCAGTGATGGCATCGTGCGTGTGGATAGGCATAGCGTCGGGTTTTCTGCGTACAAACCGTATGCGGATACCTTATATATGCGTTGGCATCGGCTTCAATGTGGTTCTTGGGCTTATTCTACTGAATTTCTATATCGGATTGTTGTAATCCGGCTATGAAACGGAGATTCACAGCTATAAACAAATACCGCACCGCCGTAAATTTCTACGGCGGTATTTTTATCTTTACGTTATATCCGCATCCGTCAATCGTCAATAGACAAATTGTATAAAAATGAACTCGGATTTTTAGTTACTTATTCCTAAAAGACATATTGACAAATCGGAGATAACACTATATAATATTAAATGTATTTCGCTCACCACTACATATTGTGGTTTTACGACTAAAGCTTAAACGAGAGGGAGAAATTAATGCTGACTAAAATTCAAAAGAGGGACGGACGTACAGTACCGTTCAACATTGAGAAGATAGCCGATGCTATATATAAGGCGGCGAGAGCTGTCGGTGGCAACGATTATCAGGAAGCCGGTGAAATGGCTGAAAAGGTTTGCGATTATCTTGAAGCAAACGTAAATAAGACAGGGGAGCTTCCCACTGTAGAAGAGGTTCAGGACGCTGTAGAAAAGGTGCTTGTAGAAAGCGGCCACGCAAAGACTGCCAAGGCTTATATCCTTTACAGAGCCGACAGAACAAGGGTAAGAGAAATGAACACCAGCCTTATGAAGATATATGAGGATCTTACATTCAAGGCTGCAAGAGATTGCGATATTAAGCGTGAAAACGCCAATATTGACGGAGATACCGCAATGGGCACAATGCTCAAATACGGCTCTGAGGGTGCAAAGCAGTTCAACGAGATGTATGTTCTTGCTCCCGAACATTCAAAGGCGCACAGGGACGGCGATATTCATATCCACGACCTTGACTTTTTAACGCTTACCACGACCTGCTGTCAGATTGACCTTATCAAGCTGTTCAAGAACGGCTTCTCGACAGGTCACGGCTTCCTCAGAGAGCCTAACGAAATCAGCAGCTATTCTGCGCTTGCCTGCATTGCTATCCAGTCAAACCAGAACGATCAGCACGGCGGACAGTCTATCCCCAACTTTGACTATTCTATGGCTGACGGCGTAAGAAAGACATATAAGCACCGCTATGCTCAGAATATCGTAAGAGGACTTGAGCTTATAGGCGGCATTGATGACCTTGCAACAGCGGAAGCCGATGTAAAGGCATATACAAAGAAGCTCGAAGAAGAAAAACAGCTTTGTCCTGTTCTCGCTAACGATAACGGCTATCAGGACGCAGAGCGTGAATGCCTCAGGGAGATTTGCCCCGATATCAGCGATGAAATAATCGACAAGATACAGAAATTTGCACTGAAGCAGGCTGAAGTGGAAACCGACAGAGCCACATATCAGGCTATGGAGGCACTTGTACACAACCTCAACACAATGAACAGCCGTGCAGGCGCACAGATACCGTTCTCATCCATAAACTACGGTACAGACACCTCTCCCGAAGGCAGAATGGTAATAAAGAACGTTCTGCTTGCTACCGAGGCAGGTCTTGGCAACGGCGAAACACCAATCTTCCCGATACATATCTTCAAGGTAAAGGACGGTCTTAACTATAACGAGGGCGATCCTAACTACGATCTGTTCAAGCTGGCTTGCAGAGTATCGGCTAAAAGACTGTTCCCGAACTTCTCATTTATCGACGCTCCCTACAACCTTCAGTATTACAAGCCCGGCGACTATAATACGGAAATCGCATATATGGGATGCCGTACCCGTGTAATAGGCAATGTTTACGATCCCACAAGAGAAATAGTAACAGGACGAGGAAACCTTTCGTTCACATCTATAAATCTGCCCAGACTCGGCATACTTGCAGGCGGAGATATTGTAAAGTTCTTTGAGATGCTCGAGGACAGAATGAATCTTGTCGTAGATCAGCTTCTCTACAGATTCAAGATACAGTCGCAAAAGAAAGTAAAGAACTATCCGTTCCTTATGGGACAGGGAATATGGATCGACTCAGAAAAGCTCAACCCCAACGATACTATCGGAGAGGTATTAAAGCACGGTACGCTTTCTGTAGGCTTTATAGGTCTTGCTGAATGCCTTAAGGCTCTTATCGGCGTTCATCACGGCGAAAGCAAGGAGGCACAGGAGCTCGGTCTGCGTATTATAGGCAGAATGAGAGCAAGAATGGACGAAGAAAGCAAGAAGACCGGTCTTAACTTCTCGCTCCTCGCAACACCCGCAGAAGGTCTTTCGGGAAGATTTGTAAAGATCGACCGCAAGAAGTTCGGCAAAATCGAGGGCGTAACAGACAGAGAATACTACACGAACTCATTCCATATACCTGTTTACTTCCCCATCAACGCATTCAGAAAAATCAAGCTGGAAGCGCCTTATCACGCACTCACAAACGCAGGTCATATCAGCTATGTAGAGCTTGACGGCGACCCGCTTCAGAACCTTGAGGCATTTGAGCAGATTATCAGATGCATGAAGGAATCGGGTATCGGCTACGGCTCGATAAACCACCCCGTAGACAGAGATCCCTGCTGCGGATATACTGGTATAATCGGTGACGTATGCCCCAAGTGCGGAAGAAGCGATCACGGCGACAACACAAGATTTGAGCGTATCCGCCGTATAACAGGCTATCTTGTAGGCACTGTTGACCGATTCAACAACGGCAAGAGAGCCGAAGAAAGAGATAGAGTAAAGCACAGCGTTTCTGCCGATGACGCAGAAATCTGACGATTTATAAAGACTGCGAAAGAATCCGGCACATCCTGCCGGATTTTTTGCGTTCAGGGCTTGAAATCGGCGGCGGTTTAGTATATACTATCCATAAGCCGAGCCGTAAGGACTGTGTGAAAGCAAAAACAGAAAAGAGGTATTTCTATGGGCGAATATGGCAAAAGAGCCGAGCAACTGTTTATGGAAGGGTATAACTGCTCACAGGCGGTATTGCTCAGCTATTCGGATATAACGGGGCTTGACGATAAGACGGCGGCTATGCTTGCATCGGGCTTCGGCGGCGGTATGGGACGTATGCGTGAGGTATGCGGCGCTGTAAGCGGAATGTTCATCGTACTGGGCATAGTGGCAGGCTACAGCGATCCTTCGGACGCACAGGGCAAGAAATCCACCTATGCCGCAATACAGGAGCTTGCTTCACGCTTCAGAAAAGAAAACGGCAGTATAATCTGCAAGGAGCTTCTCGGACTGTCAAAGCCCGAAGGCACATATATACCCGCAGAAAGAACGAATGAGTATTATAAAAAACGGCCTTGTCCGAAAATCGTCTGTATGGCGGCTGATATACTTGAAGAATATCTTGATGAACACGGTTATCTGACCGGGAAAGGAATCTGACATGATCGCACTTATTACGGGCGCAAGCTCGGGAATCGGAAAAGAAATAGCGAAAAACCTTGCTACAAGAGGGGTAAATCTTATACTTGTCGCAAGAAGAACAGAGCGTCTGCTGGCGCTCAAGGAAGAAATCGTATACAACTGTCCCGAAATAAAGGTCAAGACAATTACAGCCGACCTTTCAAAAGAGGAACAGTGCTTCGGGCTTTACAACAAGGTAAAGGATTATAAAATTGATTTTCTCTTTAACAATGCGGGATTCGGTCTGTACGGTCCGTTCCTTGAAACAGATCTTAAAGACGAGCTTTCGATGATAAACGTCAATATAAAGGCTGTTCATATTCTGACAAAGCTGTTCCTGCGTGATTTTGCCGCAAGAAACAGCGGATATATCCTTAACACTGCGTCTGTTGCAGGCTTTATGGCAGGACCTCTGCTTGCGACATACTATGCGACAAAAAACTATGTCGTACAGCTTACCAAGGCGGTTTACGAGGAACTGAGAAGCACAGGCAGCAGGGTAGTGATAAGCGCGCTTTGCCCCGGACCTGTAGATACCGAATTCAACAGCGTTGCAGGCGTAAAGAGCTTCGGAATACCGAGCGAGAACGAGGCTTATGTTGCGGACTATGCTATCGAGCGTCTTTTATGCGGCGATCTGCTGATAATCCCCGGCGTTACCACCAAGGCGGCTGCGGCAGGCTCAAGATTTGCTCCGACAAAATTCCTTCTCAGAACGGTAAGAACGTTACAGGAGCAGAAGAACAAATAAAGATATAATGTGAGGAACTATGGCGTATACTACAGATTTCGAGAAACTGAAAAAACAGCTGAATTTTAAACCAGACCCGACAAGACCTGTTTCAAAGCAGGCGAGCAAAAACACAAAAATGCTTTTTGAATACCTTAAAAGCATTTACGGCAAAAAACATCTGGCAGGTCAGCAGTATCTGCAAAGCGAAGAAGTCGAGGATCTTGTGTACTATCATCTGACGGGAAAGCTCCCTGCCGTGAGAGGATATGACTTTATGGGGGTAAGCTCCTGCAAGAAAACGGACGATCAGGTAGACAGGGCGATAAAATGGGCTACTCAGTGCGGCGGCATTGTCACAATGTGCTGGCACTGGTACGCTCCGAACGATATGGACGATTATTCCAAAGGCTCATCGTTCTACTACAAGACGACAAGCTACGATCACAAGACCTGCTTCGATTTATGCAAGGGCGTAACCGAAGGTACTGCGGAATATGAATTTATTATCCGTGAGATTGATATGGTGTCAGCCGAGCTTAAGCGTATGGCACAGCTTGATATACCAGTGCTGTGGCGGCCTCTGCACGAGGCAAACGGCAACTGGTTCTGGTGGGGAAACCACGATGAACAGCACCGTGAAGCGTATAAGAAGCTGTGGTATATGATTTTTGACCGTATGGAAAATTATCACAAGCTGACCAATCTTATATGGGTATGGAACGGTCAGGACAAGTGTATGGAGGTAAGCCCGGACACGTTTGACATCTGCGGAGATGATATTTATTCGGTAAAGGAATACGATCATTCTTCCCAGAAGCAGAGATTTGAATATATGACCGAGCTTGCACACGGCAAGATGATAACCTTGTCCGAATGCGGTTATATCCCCGATCCAGATGAGATGAAAAAGGACAACGCCATGTGGCTGTGGTGGCTCCCGTGGTGGGGCGAGTTTGTCTACAAGAGGGAAGGGTACAAGCCTGTTTTCGACAAAGACGGCTACACTGTGATAAACAAAAAATATATGACAGAGGACTTTATGAAGCGTGTTATGGCTCATCCCGATGTCATAATGCGTGAGGATCTGCCGTGGTACGACAAGGATAAGCACAAGCTCCCCGATGCGCTTTCTGCAAATCTTGAGAGGATAAAAAGCAAATGAGAAAATCACTCGTTGTATTAATAGCCGTAATCATTGCCGCAATGCTCTGCGGCTGTGCCGATGATGTTTCGTCCTCTGTACAGCAGGAGGACAGTTCCTCCCGTTCGTCTACAAAATGGACGGTAACTAAGGTGGCTGACGATGATATTTCCTGCGAGGGTCTTGTACTCACAGCGCTTAACAGCGGCGATTTTCCCGAAATGGTAAAAGCAACGGACAGCACACTGCTTGATACGATAATGGATTTCAGCAAATACGGTATCACAGATTACTGCGTATATCAGCAGGCGATAAGCGTTGAGCTGTCGGAGATAATTGCTGTGCGTGCAGATGACACAGACGGCGTGAAAGCCGCACTGCAAAGCAGGAAAGACAGCCTGATAAAGCAGTTCGGGACATATCCAGAACAGGAAAAAATCGTAAGCAGTACGGTGGTATTCCAAAAGGGCGATCTGTGCTTTCTTATAGCTTCGGAAGAGCCTGAGAAGGCAGAGAAAGCAATATCGGACAAAATCAGCGCAAACTCTGTTGATTCGGGGAATTAAAAAAAGACGGCCTGAAGCAAAGTAAAAAGCAGAAATATATAATGACCGCAGTTTTCTGCGGTTGCTTTTTTTCGCCTCACTACTTGAAAAGCCGACAGAAAAATGCTATAATTGTAAAGGTTTATCGTCAGACGCTTATGTCTGTCGGTTGGAAATAAACGGGTAGAACCGTAGGAAAGGTATAGATTTTATGTTAGACACAATGAAAGGTCTTAAGCGCACACATTATTGCGGCGAGGTCGAGGGTATCGGCAGTACCGTTACCGTTGCGGGATTTGTACAGAGAGTAAGAGATAAGGGCAGCCTTATGTTCGTTGACCTGCGTGACCGCACAGGCATTGTTCAGCTTGTATTTGATGATACAACAGAGCCTGCCGTATTTGAAAAGGCAAAGCAGATAAAGAGCGAATATGTGCTTATGGCGCAGGGACTTCTGCGTGAAAGAGAGAGCAAGAACAACGATATAAAGACAGGCAACGTTGAAATTCTCGTTACCGACCTTCGTATACTTTCGATGGCTCAGACAACACCGTTTGAGATAGTAAACGATACAAAGACAAACGAGGAGCTTCGTCTTAAGTACAGATACCTCGATCTTCGCAGAAAGAAGCTGCAGGATAACCTTATAATGCGTCACAGGATTGCAAAGACAGCCCGTGAATATTTCTACGATAACGGATTCCTTGAAATAGAAACACCTATGATGATGAAATCAACTCCTGAGGGAGCAAGAGATTATCTTGTACCGTCAAGAGTTCACGAGGGCAAGTTCTATGCGCTTCCGCAGTCGCCCCAGATATACAAGCAGTTACTTATGATTTCTGGCTTTGACCGCTATATTCAGCTTGCGAGATGCTTCAGAGATGAGGACCTTCGTGCTGACAGACAGCCCGAATTTACGCAGATAGACCTTGAAATGTCATTTATGGACGTTGACGAAATACTTGAGCTTACAGAGGGCTTCATCAAAAAGCTGATGAAGGATGTGCTTGATGTTGATATTACAACTCCGCTCCCCAGACTGACATATAACGACGCTATGTCACGTTACGGCTCGGATAAGCCCGATACACGCTTCGGTATGGAAATACAGGATCTGTCCGATATTGTAAAGGACACAGAGTTTTCGGTATTTTCTTCGGCTATTGCCGCAGGCGGCAGTGTAAGAGCTATCGTTGCAAAGAATGCCGCAGGTGTTCTTACAAGAAAGGAAATCGACAAGCTGACCGAGTTCTCAAAGGGAATCGGCGCAAAGGGTCTTGCATATATCCGCTGGCATGATGATGCGCCTAACTGCTCGTTTGCAAAGTTCCTTAAAGAAGGCGAGCTTGACGCTATACTTTCGCACCTCGGCTGTGAAAAGGGAGATGTAGTGCTTATCGTTGCGGACAAGAACAAGGTTACGCTCCCCGTACTCGGCGCTCTGCGTCTTAAGGTCGGCAAGCAGATAGGCATAGTACCCGACAGCGGATACAACTTCTTATGGATTACCGAGTTCCCGTTCTTCGAGTGGGACGATGAGTCGGAAAGCTGGCTTGCTATGCACCATCCGTTCACGATGCCTATGGAGGAGTGCCTTGAGTATCTTGATACCGACAAGGGCAAGGTAAGAGCGAAGGCTTATGACCTTGTACTCAACGGCATCGAGCTTTGCAGTGGTTCTATCCGTATCACAGACCCCGAGCTTCAAGAGAGAATGTTCAGACTGCTCGGTCTTACCGATAAGGAGATTGAAGAAAAGTTCGGCTTCCTTGTTGACGCATACAAGTATGCCGCACCTCCGCACGGTGGTCTTGGTATAGGTCTTGACAGGCTTTCGATGCTCCTTTGCGGTGCAGACAGCCTGAGAGATGTAGTCGCTTTCCCGAAGGTAAAGGACGCAAGCGAGCTTATGTCACAGTGTCCGTCGGCAGTTGACGATAAACAGCTTGAGGAGCTTCATATAAGGACTGTGGTTTCGGAAGAATAACCGTAATTTGAAGTACGGAAAAATTCAATAGGTTCAGAGCGCACGAGAAATCGTGCGTTCTTTTTTTATACCCTCCTGCATAGACTTTACTAAACAAAAAAGACAAGCTGAAAGGAAATGAAAAAAATGATAGAAAGTAAAACCTGCGAATACGATACAGCGATACGCTGTGCGGTAAGAATTTTTCCCGGTCTTGCATCGGTGCCGAATGCGATACGGCAGACAGCGGAAGAAATCCGTATAAGGAGCGGCTATCCGATAATAATCCGCACGGGAATGCAAAACCATATAACGCAGATAACGCCCGACAGCGAAATGCTGGCAGAGTGCATAAGCGCAATATGTCAAAATTCGCTCCATACTTATGAAAAAGATATTGCCAACGGATTTATAACGCTGTACGGCGGTCACAGGGCAGGATTATGCGGTACTGCGGTGTACGGCAACGGCGGGCTTCAGACGGTGAAGAATTTCAGCTCGATAAACATAAGGATAGCAAGACAGCATTACGGGGCGGCAAGGGATTTGCTGCCGCTGTTTGAAAGCAAGTGCAGAAGCAGAGGACTTCTGATAGTAGGGAGGGCACTGAGCGGAAAAACCACTATACTGCGTGATTTATGCAGATGCATAGGAGGAATGTTCAGGGTTTCACTTATTGATGAACGGCAAGAGATAGCGGCGGTGTATAACGGGAAGCCGTGTCTTGATGTGGGGCTTATGACCGATGTTTTCAGCGGATACGGCAAGTCGGACGGGATAATAAGGGCGGTGCGCTGTATGTCGCCCGATTATATCGTGACAGATGAACTTGGGGCTGATGCGGAAAGTATAAGGCAGGCGGTGAATTCGGGGTCGGGGCTGATAATGACGGCTCACGCAGACAGCATCGAGGAGGCTTATCGCAACGAGGGTATAAGGACGGTTATCGACAGCGGAGCGATACAGCATATAGCACTTGTGCAAAGCCACAGGATAACAGCGGTAAAACAGCTTATCACTGCCGAAGCGAATGCCGTGTGTACGATATGAACGGTATGACGGGAATTGTTATATTCCTGCTGACTACGCTCAGCGGCGGTGCGACGGGTATGTATTTTTCGGGCAGGCTGAGTGAGCGGTGCAGGGTAATCAACTCGTATATAACGCTTGTGCAGAGTATGAACTGCTATATAGGCTTCAGCGGATACAAGCTGGCTGAAATTTTCAGAGCGGAGCAAAAAAGCTCCGGCTGTTACATTTCGGACAAACTTGTTGAACTCAGCGAAAACGGCGGTGATATAAGTGGTGAGTGGGATATATGCGTGTCGAAAAGCGGTTATCTGAAAGAGAATGACAGGCAGATATTATCCGAGCTTGGCAGGACTATCGGCAAAAGCAATACAGATGGCGAAACGGCTGTACTCGCACTTGCCGGACAGCGTCTTTCCTTTCAGCTGAAAACCGCCGAGGAGGAAAGAAAACGCAAGGGCAGATTGTACACAACGCTTGGGATAATGCTCGGTGCGGCGGTCGGAATAATGCTGATATAGAAAGCGGCGGTGTAGTATGAATGTAGATTTTATTTTCAAGATTGCGGCGATAGGTATCGTTGTAGCCGTTCTCAATCAGCTTCTGCAACGCTCGGGCAGAGAGGAGCAGGCAATGATGACTACTATAGCAGGGCTTATCGTTGTGCTGATGATGATAGTAACAGAGATAAGCAATCTGTTCGACACAATCAAAAGTATTTTCAATCTATAGGCGGAAAGCAAGGAACGGTAAATATGAATATAATTGCATTTGTCGGAGCCGGCATTATCGGAGCCGTTCTGTCATCGGTATTAAAGCAGTACAAGCCTGAATTCAGCATCTATATAACGCTGATAACGGGTATGCTTATGCTGGGTGCGGCTGTGTCGGCAGTAAAGCCTGTGATAGAAACCGTATCGGGCTATCTCGAAACAGCCGTTCCGGATTCGTCATACGCTGAAGTGCTGGTAAAATCGCTTGCCGTATGCTATATAACGCAAATGGCATCGGACAGCTGCAGTGACGCAGGCGAAAAGTCGATAGCGTCTAAGATAGAGCTTGCAGGCAAGTTTGCGATAGTCAT
This window of the [Eubacterium] siraeum genome carries:
- a CDS encoding anaerobic ribonucleoside triphosphate reductase, which encodes MLTKIQKRDGRTVPFNIEKIADAIYKAARAVGGNDYQEAGEMAEKVCDYLEANVNKTGELPTVEEVQDAVEKVLVESGHAKTAKAYILYRADRTRVREMNTSLMKIYEDLTFKAARDCDIKRENANIDGDTAMGTMLKYGSEGAKQFNEMYVLAPEHSKAHRDGDIHIHDLDFLTLTTTCCQIDLIKLFKNGFSTGHGFLREPNEISSYSALACIAIQSNQNDQHGGQSIPNFDYSMADGVRKTYKHRYAQNIVRGLELIGGIDDLATAEADVKAYTKKLEEEKQLCPVLANDNGYQDAERECLREICPDISDEIIDKIQKFALKQAEVETDRATYQAMEALVHNLNTMNSRAGAQIPFSSINYGTDTSPEGRMVIKNVLLATEAGLGNGETPIFPIHIFKVKDGLNYNEGDPNYDLFKLACRVSAKRLFPNFSFIDAPYNLQYYKPGDYNTEIAYMGCRTRVIGNVYDPTREIVTGRGNLSFTSINLPRLGILAGGDIVKFFEMLEDRMNLVVDQLLYRFKIQSQKKVKNYPFLMGQGIWIDSEKLNPNDTIGEVLKHGTLSVGFIGLAECLKALIGVHHGESKEAQELGLRIIGRMRARMDEESKKTGLNFSLLATPAEGLSGRFVKIDRKKFGKIEGVTDREYYTNSFHIPVYFPINAFRKIKLEAPYHALTNAGHISYVELDGDPLQNLEAFEQIIRCMKESGIGYGSINHPVDRDPCCGYTGIIGDVCPKCGRSDHGDNTRFERIRRITGYLVGTVDRFNNGKRAEERDRVKHSVSADDAEI
- a CDS encoding DUF4358 domain-containing protein encodes the protein MRKSLVVLIAVIIAAMLCGCADDVSSSVQQEDSSSRSSTKWTVTKVADDDISCEGLVLTALNSGDFPEMVKATDSTLLDTIMDFSKYGITDYCVYQQAISVELSEIIAVRADDTDGVKAALQSRKDSLIKQFGTYPEQEKIVSSTVVFQKGDLCFLIASEEPEKAEKAISDKISANSVDSGN
- a CDS encoding C-GCAxxG-C-C family protein; translation: MGEYGKRAEQLFMEGYNCSQAVLLSYSDITGLDDKTAAMLASGFGGGMGRMREVCGAVSGMFIVLGIVAGYSDPSDAQGKKSTYAAIQELASRFRKENGSIICKELLGLSKPEGTYIPAERTNEYYKKRPCPKIVCMAADILEEYLDEHGYLTGKGI
- a CDS encoding GDSL-type esterase/lipase family protein encodes the protein MKHIADCKTIAISLICILSIVLCSCSDVTVSQDSSLSKNDATTPVKTSLTDTKSSTVATTVKIVTTSATTAVTTTETTPPETTAVATEPKPAPTDPPKTSETAPQAKPTASTDFDTSFFDDALFIGDSITTGLYLYGYLDESLVYAKLGLAPSTALESEIDGVTINSKIKANNPKKIYIMLGTNSVGYSDGNYLANCMGELVQHISQITKAKVYVLSIPPITYYAEADNDNALTTSAINEYNTALKSVIKGTKAKFLDLHSVLTAPDGYYYEEYHEMDGIHFMGSTYQVMLSFLEKHS
- a CDS encoding GDSL-type esterase/lipase family protein, whose protein sequence is MAQKKGKNKFGITPSMIFLNLLLVLIICTVCFFTYNIINGEDNTSSDPPFTAVTSAPPETSAPATTAGSTEKPDSNSSVATSDNEPTLDFDKDYFSSSLFIGDSISTGLSLYGFLDQQNVFAQQGLAPSTALDADIDGVTLSDKIASFKPKKIFVMLGTNSVGYADNETLAGNMKELVEKISALTKAKIYVVSIPPVTQEAEKSDENALTLKAITDYNTKLKSAISGTSATFIDLNSILSDKDGYFNADYAEMDGIHFMGKTYEVMLSYLQKHSS
- a CDS encoding glycoside hydrolase family 26 protein, whose translation is MAYTTDFEKLKKQLNFKPDPTRPVSKQASKNTKMLFEYLKSIYGKKHLAGQQYLQSEEVEDLVYYHLTGKLPAVRGYDFMGVSSCKKTDDQVDRAIKWATQCGGIVTMCWHWYAPNDMDDYSKGSSFYYKTTSYDHKTCFDLCKGVTEGTAEYEFIIREIDMVSAELKRMAQLDIPVLWRPLHEANGNWFWWGNHDEQHREAYKKLWYMIFDRMENYHKLTNLIWVWNGQDKCMEVSPDTFDICGDDIYSVKEYDHSSQKQRFEYMTELAHGKMITLSECGYIPDPDEMKKDNAMWLWWLPWWGEFVYKREGYKPVFDKDGYTVINKKYMTEDFMKRVMAHPDVIMREDLPWYDKDKHKLPDALSANLERIKSK
- the aspS gene encoding aspartate--tRNA ligase — protein: MLDTMKGLKRTHYCGEVEGIGSTVTVAGFVQRVRDKGSLMFVDLRDRTGIVQLVFDDTTEPAVFEKAKQIKSEYVLMAQGLLRERESKNNDIKTGNVEILVTDLRILSMAQTTPFEIVNDTKTNEELRLKYRYLDLRRKKLQDNLIMRHRIAKTAREYFYDNGFLEIETPMMMKSTPEGARDYLVPSRVHEGKFYALPQSPQIYKQLLMISGFDRYIQLARCFRDEDLRADRQPEFTQIDLEMSFMDVDEILELTEGFIKKLMKDVLDVDITTPLPRLTYNDAMSRYGSDKPDTRFGMEIQDLSDIVKDTEFSVFSSAIAAGGSVRAIVAKNAAGVLTRKEIDKLTEFSKGIGAKGLAYIRWHDDAPNCSFAKFLKEGELDAILSHLGCEKGDVVLIVADKNKVTLPVLGALRLKVGKQIGIVPDSGYNFLWITEFPFFEWDDESESWLAMHHPFTMPMEECLEYLDTDKGKVRAKAYDLVLNGIELCSGSIRITDPELQERMFRLLGLTDKEIEEKFGFLVDAYKYAAPPHGGLGIGLDRLSMLLCGADSLRDVVAFPKVKDASELMSQCPSAVDDKQLEELHIRTVVSEE
- a CDS encoding DUF4358 domain-containing protein, giving the protein MKSSITKRIMAGIVCAMVAVSICGCSEKPAQSSASESSVTSDAGSVSESVSEASDSSTATGTAAEITAKIQEDVKFPGMAEIGADRMAGYYDVAADKIDSYSAYICGSGAYPDEIAVFKMKSADDVNAVKSVLEKRVESQSTAFKDYTPDEMYKIDGNNVVTSGNYVALIICADNAKAIEDFKAMAK
- a CDS encoding SDR family oxidoreductase, which gives rise to MIALITGASSGIGKEIAKNLATRGVNLILVARRTERLLALKEEIVYNCPEIKVKTITADLSKEEQCFGLYNKVKDYKIDFLFNNAGFGLYGPFLETDLKDELSMINVNIKAVHILTKLFLRDFAARNSGYILNTASVAGFMAGPLLATYYATKNYVVQLTKAVYEELRSTGSRVVISALCPGPVDTEFNSVAGVKSFGIPSENEAYVADYAIERLLCGDLLIIPGVTTKAAAAGSRFAPTKFLLRTVRTLQEQKNK